One segment of Candidatus Bipolaricaulota bacterium DNA contains the following:
- a CDS encoding nucleotidyltransferase domain-containing protein: MEPLDQAIEVIETALGTDRIRIERIILFGSRARGEEHSDSDWDLYVLVDRDLPFSHKRRLITLIKRELARRRIPNDVIIASLTRFEQFKDHPSHLAHAIAEEGIPVR; the protein is encoded by the coding sequence ATGGAGCCGCTGGACCAGGCAATCGAAGTGATCGAGACCGCACTCGGAACGGATCGAATCCGGATAGAGAGGATCATCCTGTTCGGAAGCCGGGCACGGGGAGAGGAACATTCTGATTCCGACTGGGACCTCTACGTCCTCGTGGATCGTGATCTCCCATTTTCGCACAAACGGAGATTGATAACATTGATCAAGCGCGAGCTTGCCAGACGGCGGATCCCCAATGACGTAATAATTGCTTCCTTAACGCGATTTGAGCAGTTCAAGGACCATCCCAGCCACCTGGCACACGCGATCGCCGAGGAGGGGATCCCGGTTCGATGA